The following DNA comes from Triticum aestivum cultivar Chinese Spring chromosome 3D, IWGSC CS RefSeq v2.1, whole genome shotgun sequence.
CGCCGCACACCCGAAGGTTCTCCTGAGGCTTATAGCTTAAGCATCTTCCCTCAAGAATATTAGTATACCTACTTACATTCAAAAGATTTTGCAAAAATTCAACATGGATAAATCATATCCATCCAAAACACGTATAGTTGCCAGATCCCTGGATATGAATAAAGATCCTTTTAGACATCAGGATGATGACGAAGAGATATTAGGACCTGAGATTTGATGACGAAGAGATATTAGGACCTGAGTTTTCATATTTCAGTGGAGTGCTAATGTACCTTGCAATTCCACTAGGCTTGATATCGCATTTGTGGTAAATTTATTAGCTAGGCACAACGCTGCTCCAACAAAATGTCATTGGACGTGAGTGAAAAATATCTACAGATACATGCATGGCATAAAAGATTTTGGGATTATTTTATAAAAAAAACAAGACATGCTATGATAGATTATACAAATGCTGGCTATTTATCTGATCCATAATGCTTGGTCTGGTGACAGACAagttttgtattcctatatgatgGAACTGCCTTTCCATGGAAGTCAACAAAACAGACTTTGGTAGTAACTTTCACTAATCATTCTGAAATAAATCGAATTATATGAAATATCACGAGAATGTGTTTGACTTCGTAGAGTGATTAACCACATTCAAACTTCACGTGGTGTTGGTGTTGGTTCATTAGGATCACCAACTATTATCTGTGAAGATAATGCCACTTGCATTGCTCAGATGAACAAGTGTTATATAAAAGTAATATCAGAAAACATATTGCTCCTAAATTGTTCTTTCTTCATGAATTACAAAAGAATGGAAAAATTGATACTTTGCAAACCAAATCGCGTGACAGTCTAGCATATTTTTTCACAAAGTATTCACCAACATCGAAATGCCTGAAATGTATTCATAGAATTGGTATGAGACGACTTTGACATTTGCATAGTTCAAGGGGGGAGAAATCTCCTGAAGTTAATTATAAACTATTAATTATCATCAGATAATGAATATTGTACTTTTTTTCTTTattagtaagcgtgcacgtgcaacccACGTCTAAACTAATGTACATTGTATCAACATCAAAAAATTTGAAATTCAGACAAAGTGCACAATACCTAAATTTCACAGACAAGTAATttgatttatttttttgaaatattaTTCTTCACGAATCAATATGCCTTTTTTAGAGGTGAATCTGTATGCCTCTTTAATCCAAATATTAGACCTTCTTTCATATATGTTGCATCAATTTTCTTTTGTGGGGTCATCAATTATATATTCTGTTACAACAATACACACTTTTCCAATATATAGTTTCCCAGACACATATAATCTCCTGCAAGTGAATTCTGGTATATGAATGAATTGTGTTCAGGCTGGCTTCGGCCCATCGTATTTCACATATACAATCATTTGAAATTTGCAATTCATATTATTACAATATAATCCAATAGAAGCTCGTATCCCCTTGTTGGGCAATCAACAATTTAAAGGGTTCATTCTCCATTTTTTTTATAACGATTATACCTCGCATCCACACTTGAATTTTAGAGTTGTTGTTGGTGATATTGATTCCATGAATAGAGGTTTCAAGTGCCAAAGTCAtattctgctcccgagctcaaatgctcaCTTATGAACagtaaaaaaatcaattttttatatattttttgggtcaactttgacaaatgttttgtgTGCATGCAAATTTTTAGCACGAAATGACATTCTTGGAAGTCGTggaaaaaaacaaaatcgatgttcCAAAAATGCTAGTTTCGAAAACATTTTGGAAGCTGATTTTGTTTTTTCTGCCACaccttccacgaatgtcatttcatgCTAAATTTTTGCAAGCATGCAAAATATTTGTCGAAGTTTACCACAAAAAAAAATCAGAactttttgaatattttttttttgattttactgctCATAAGAGCGCATTTGAGCTCGGGAGTAGGTACTCCGCGTCCTTTCAAGTGCAGCCTTGTTGCCGTTCTCACTATTCTGCGGAATCAAAAGATTGGAATCATTTTCTAAGCATGGATTTAAGTGCAAACTTGGCCCTTGTCACTGTTCCACGGATCAAAATTTTGGAATGAAGAAAGATCTTGCAATAGAAATGGAGGGAGCTGGCACAATGAAGAAGTAGGCGCACCTGAATTTCGCCTTGGGCCTAGGGTCCATCTTAAATAAGGACCCGATACATTTACATATCTAAACAAATGGAAAATATGTGATTTGCACAACATTACGGCAACAAGTGTGTAGGGGCCAtttggccccccccccccccccttacttTATTCAATAATTGTCTATGATTGAGTACGTGTATCTTATAATCGCATATCCATGATTTATTATGACTTTATTTACTAGTTaaaatttctttttttttgcttttatAAGAGCAACTCTAATGGAGAGACCCAAACGGACACGGATTTTGTCCGTttttcgtccgtttgggtcgcccgtcCGCACAGCGGACATGCCGCGGACACGCGCCGACGAGGATGTATCCAACGCGGGACACAAATGCGGACACACACGGACGGAGCCCCTGCTCGACCCGTCTCCTCCAACTAGCGGCGCCGGCGCCGCCATGCCCCTCCTCGCGCCGCCCCTTCATCACTCCCTCTCGCGCCGCCGTTCCTCTCCGCCGCCCACTCGCGAGATCCAGCCGCCGCACGGCGCGAGATCCAGCTGACGCACGACGTGAGATCCAGCCGCCACCGCACGACGCGAGATCCAGTCGCCGCTGGTGCAGGGCGCGAGCTCGAGCCGCGGCCGCACGGCGTGagctctagccgccgccgccgcacgacgCGAGCTCTAGCCGCCGCTGCACGATGCGAGATCCAGCCGCCGTTGTCGCACAACACGAGCTCTAGCCCCGCGGGCAACAGAATGACGGCGTGCAGGTGGCGCTGGTGAGCGTCCTGCGTCGGCGGCCTCACCGGTGAGCGCGGTGGTGGGCTGCGCCGGTGGCCTCGCTACTTGTTGCTGCGGTCGTGGAGTTGACCAGCTCATGCCCAGTCACTGGTACGTGGGACTAGGGCGAACACCAGGGCGGACACGAGCGGGCGGTAGCGAGCGACGAGTGCGTACGCTTATGTCCGCTTCATACCCGTTTGTTCTCAGATTTGGATCAGGTTTGGGTCGGGGACGGACAGCGGGCGGAcatgcgcgtccgtttgggtcgccccgttgggCCAAGTTTTATCTCTGgatgacccaaacggacaaaatgggtcaccccattggagttgctctaatgatTTTTCATGTTGTGATATATAGCGTTGTCCATTGTACCTCATTCGCACTAGGGCCTCGAGAATGCTAGGGTCGGCCCTGCCGGTGAGGCGTGCGGTCGTCCAGGCGGGGGAGCATCGGTGGCGCCCGGTCGTTGGTCTCGTTGTCGGACATGAGGAGTGTTAGACGGTGCGTGGATGGGAagatagggcgtgtttggttgcccgcaccgagcccaaccaggcccgcgcggggagggagaggcctgtttggttgcctggttttcctgttgggcctgcatcgcacgcttctcaaagcagcccagagcctggctcgctggaaaccctcggatcggcagtttctcgcgagccaggcTGAGTGCGGCGCGAGGTCACTGGGCGGGAGCGAGGCGCGGGCGAGGGGGGATGGCGGGAGATGGAAATCTGGCGCCATCCCGGCGCCAAATTAGCCTCACCCCCCTTTCACTCGCTCACCCATAGCCACTGCCCCCCTTTCTTCTCCACTGCCTCACCACCAGCGGCGGCCGCGATTTCAGATCTGCGCTATAGGCGGTGGCGgaagaggcggcgacggcggcggctgcgatttcagatctgcgctataggcggcggcggcggctgatctggtgctccccttgctgctggccaccgtctggtcgacctactctgtgccatggctccccctacgccGTCCTCGTCTCCGATGCCGGTAAGAAGCACCCCCTCCCCCTTTGTTAGCTCAGTGGTTAGGCCTTTAAGCTAGGTGTAGGATCGATTTCCCACTGAACGAACCGTCgatgtcgactaggttatggacgcacGGATGAGGTTGATAATCCAGGCAGCAGCACTGATTAGTGTGATTCAGGCATAGGTCATGTTCATGCACCAGAGAGCTGTTCGTCATGCTGGGAGACCGTTGATCCGCTATGGTCCATTGTTTCCCCGGGAACAGGAGAGGAtccaaaatctgaactacatctacaactgcaatgacgtcgaggctctgtggatgcttagaatgaaaagagcaccatttGCCAGGCTTGTCGAGACCTTCAGGAGCAGGAGCCTGTTACAAGATAGCATCAACACCAGTTTCAaagagcaagtggccatgttcctccatgttgttggccataaccagaggttcagggtcattcacaacacgttcaggaggtcaatggagaccatctctagatacttcaagcaggtgctttttgctgttggggagcttagaggagagatgatcaggagaccatctggccagactccaccaaagattcgcggaagcccaagatggtatccatacttcaaggtgagcattgacaatatacacttttcgtggcttgatatgcttgtattgtGCAAGTTCAGCACTAACACAGGCTAGTGATGCCATTTTCAGGActgcattggggcaatagatggtactcatgtcactgccagagttcctaggtcacagtctgcagcatacagggggaggaagcactacacaagtcagaatgtgcttgctgctgttgACTTTGATTTGTGGTTCACATATGTGCTGGCTGGCTGGGAGGGGTCAACACATGATGCAAACATTCTCACTGACAGCATGAGTCgacctgatgggatcaacatccccgacggcaagttctaccttggagatgctggctatgcatgtcggccgggtattctttcacccttcaggaaaacaaggtaccatctcaacgagttctctggtaggaactttcctaggactgcacaggagctgtttaatctcagacactccagccttagagtaactgttgagagggcatttggagctctaaagaataggtttaagatcctggatcagaagccattccacccaCACTCCACTCAAGTTAAgctagttcttgcttgttgcattctgcataactggatcctccagtggggctttgatgaacacgtgcctgaggaggaagaggtcgagcctgacgatgttgttagctctggccatggtgtggaggcatttgacaatgacgcttggaagaacaaaaggttggagtgggcagaggcaatgtggcttaacagaggtcagtgcaggatttgaagaaaaggaagaagaaacaacAGCTGTAGAAGCacagaaaaagaggaagaagaagcagcagcagcagcagaagcagaagaggaagaggaagcagcAACACCGATGAACTATCCCCTATTTAGCCAATGGCTCTTAATAATTTGATCTGTCATTTGATTGTAGTTAGGATGAACTGTCATTTGTTTAACTAGCTGGCACTGTGTTCAGATTGTGTGTGGTAAGGTCACCACTAGATAGAAGTGGTGACAACACCTTATGCAggttgcaaccaaacaccatgtcatatgtgcacctaatgcaatgcgggcaaccaaaTGCTGGATCAAAAATGTTTGTCTCATGCAACTAGgagcatgcaggcaaccaaactatgtgcATCTGGAGTTTTTTGGCCTGCATCCCCTCAAACCGGCTCAATAAAGCCAGACTCGCCGGGTCAGGCTGAATCGGCAATGTAACCAAACATGCCCATAGAGACTCGCGTGAGTGCGCACGTATATAGCGGCTGCACGAGGGGAGGAGAAGCCTGGGCACAGAGTGCTTGATGAGCAAAGCGAGCATCGTCCGGTTCTTTGCTTCGATGAATTTACAATCTCCAAAAGAAATTCGTTGGGAGAgtttttttttttctcttttatcTGATTATGTCGACCACGATCTAAACAGAAATGGCAATGCGTGTACGTGAGGGATGCAGTTGCATGTTGTTACAATACCCTGCTTTCGGGGCCTCTTTCTCGGGTCTTGATCATGATCGGTACTGTGCTGTTCTTGCCTTACCGGAGATATATTCCCTTCTGGAAACTCCGGTTGCAAGAGGATGGAggatacacacatgcatgcaatatatatactactccctctgtcctaaaatataagaacgtttttaacaccgAGGGAGTACAAGCATGGAGTACTTGATTAGTTGCATGCTAAGtttcatgcttagttcatcatgatgtgtatgtggtgtggtgtggtgtggtgtgctGTAAATAATGCAGGTGTCGACGAAAAAGTGGCCGCCACTGCTGCCCATGGCGCGCTAGCTCATGCTCGACTTGAAGCTCATCGGCGGACCGGCTGAACCTACCTACCAGTAGTCGCCGCACGAGCACGCGCCATCCTTCATGTGATGGAAGCAGTTGGCGTCCCTCAGTACGATCTCCCTGCCGTACGCCTGGGCGACCATCTTGATCGCGGCGTGGCAGTCGCCGCACACCCGGAGGTTCTTGAACACGCGGATGGGCGCGCCGGCCGGCACGGCGAGCAGCCCGAACGCCACGGCGAGCCTCTCGCTGTGGTGCGCCAGGCCCTTCTCCCTCCCCTCCGGCCCCTCGTCCTGCAGCGCCCAGGCGGTGTCCGCCACGTACCCTTGGCCGCGGATCCTCTCCGTCATCTCCTCCGCCTTCCGGTAGATCTCGGCGGCACGCGGGTGGCCTCGGTCCTCCACGTAGAACAGGTGCGTCACGCCGTTGGCCACGACCCAGCTGCACCCGGGCTCCTTGGTGATCCCTCTCGCCTTCATCGACGTCCGGACCCTCGCCACGTCGCCCCACCTCCCCGCCCGCGAGTACAGGTTCGACAGCATGACGTACGGCACGGCGTCCGTCGGGTCGAGCCTCCACACCATGCCCGCCGCGTGCTCGGCGAGCTCCGCGTTCCGGTGCGTCCGGCACGCGGCCAGCAGCGCCTTCCAGACCGTGGCGTCCAGCCTCGTCGTGCTCCGGTTCAGCAGGTCCATGGCCTCGTCGAGCCGCCCGGCGCGGCCGAGCAGGTCCACCATGCACGCGTAGTGGTCCGGCCCGGGCGCGATGCCGTGGTCGGCCTGCATGGACCGGAAGTGCGCCCGGCCGGCGTCGACCAGGCCGGCGTGGCTGCACGCGAAGAGCAGCCCGATGAAGGTGATGTAGTCCGGCCGGCACCCGGACCGGACCATCTCGCCGTAGATCTCCAGCGACTCCCTGCCACGGCCGTTCTGCGCGTACCCGACGATCAGCGCCGTCCACGTGATGGGGTCGCACCGGACCCGCATCGCGTCGAAGACCATCTTGGCCTCGCCGAGCGAACCGGTCTTGGCGTACATGGAGACCAGCGAGTTCCCGACGGAGAGGAACGGGTCGAGCGCGAGCCGGACCGCGGCGGCGTGCACCGACCGGCCCAGCTCGAGCGCCGTCGCCCCGGCGCACGAGCTCAGCGCGGCCGCGACGGCGAACTCGtccgggccgacgcccgcggcgaccATGTCGCGGAAGACCTGCAGGGCCGAGTCGTGGGACCGGGAGCGCGCGAGCCCGGTGAGGAGGGAGGTCCAGCTGACCACGTCGCGGcgcggcatttcgtcgaacacggcCCGCGCGGCGCCGTGGCGGGACAGCTTGGCGTAGGCGTCGACGAGCGCGTTGGCGACGTGGAGGTGCGCGGCGAGGCCCGCGCGGAGGAGGAGCGAGTGGAGCGCGTCGGCGGGGAGCCGGAGGAGCGCGGCGGAGTTGAGGGCGGACGGGAGGGTGTACTCGTCGGCGTGGAGGCCCCGGGCGCGCATCTCGTGGAGCAGGGCGAGCGCGCGCGGGTGCAGGCCGGCCCGGGAGCAGCGCGAGATGGCCGCGTTGTAGGCCACGCCGGGTGGCACGACCATCGTGCCCGGGGTGCACGATGGGCTGAGCTCGGCGCCGCCCGTTGGGGTGCCAGTGGAAACGCGTCTAGCGTGGCGACTGCCGCGTCATGCGTGCTGCTTATGATTTGCGATTGCTTGAGCCTTGACGGCGTCCGTGAGTTGCCACCCTTCGCCATGGCGATTCATTTCATGGTTATCAATGGCGGCGGGTCAGTCATTTGAGCGCGGTACATATTCAACGCAATTCTTTTGTACACGACCAGCTTTCTAAATCAGCAGCACTGTTCATCCTGTCGACCGTTGGGATCATCATTTTGTGGCGAAACAGCTGAAACCTTTGTCGAAGCAAACATTGAGCTTCAAAAGTTGAGTGGAATTGCACACAACATTGCCAGCAATGGATGGCCAACAAAGGCAGATACATGTTAAAGTACTTCTGTTTGTATGTAGATAGATCACTGCCGAAAGCAAATATTCTGCTGGTTGGTTGATGCTGAACTTAAGTTGATAAGACAATGCAAAAGCTTTTGATCACCACTGGTGATCTGAATGCTTCTTATCAACAACATAACAATCTTGATTCTTGAAGAACATGAGTTGGAGACAATTCAGACAAAGCAAAAAAATTACTGATACATACAAAGATAGTCCAGTCTCATAACTGGTCGTTCTAGAGTACACATATTAGAACCACTTcatttctactccctctgtcccataatataagaccgtTTTTGACAcgacactagtgtaaaaaacgctcctatattatgggacggagggagtaccttacaAGGAATTCAGAAGATTCTGGCACCTTTGTCTTCTGTTTAGAATCCAGAAGATTCTGGCACCTTTGTCTTCTGTTTAAGCCTTGTGGCTCACATCAAATAAGGTCAATTCGACCAGCCTCGACAAGGCCCTTGATGGACTTGTACCGAAGGACATACAAGTCATCAGCCACCAGATCCACAACTTCCTCCCCTCTTCATGGAAGCAAGCACCACAGGTTAGCACAGTTCAAGGAAGTGAAATGACAAAAACCATGTGAGCTTGGGCACTTACACGTCGTCTAGCTGGAATGCTCCTACGTCACTCTTGGTCTTGCAGAAGACAAATGTGTCAAGCTGAGGCTCTGGAACTGCACAAGGCATTCGAAAACCAAGTGAGATAGTGTCTCAAAGTTGATTACATGCTACAAACACATTTCTCTCACATCTTCAGCAAATCAGCAACAAAAAGGATAGATAAAAACACGTACATGAACAATAAAAAAGATGTCCCCACATCTGTTGTTAACATTGGACATCATAGCTATTCTATGAACTTTATTTTACCCATGGCACTTGTTGAAAAGTAAGGTTCAGGTTTTCTCGCTAATGCCTATATACAGTACTGAGTACTGACTACTGAATCAGCTCCATAACATCCATGTCAGTTGTTGGTTATTACTGACTGGTAGGTTAAAATGCTAAACTGAATATACAGCAGTAACTGGAGAACTAGGGTTACATTTTGCAACCATTGTACAAAATATAAAATTGTCAGCATGAATCTTTGGCTGACTGAGGGGACTCGTGAAAATCTGGTGACTAATCTTAGAAATGATAGAAAGACACACCATCACAGTCTAAGATTGACTCTCCTAACATGTCATGCTCTATTTGCATGTAATGTATTTTAGTGTCTTACGGCTCTGTAACTACTGCCCCAGACTTCCCTATCATGATGTGCAGTCATGCACTTGCTTTTTCACTTTCAAATTGCATCAGAATATTATTTAAGTACAAGATGAAGCCAAGAGTGATGATTCCAATAAATCAACATTGCATACAGGGATTTCAAGCTCAGGTAGGAGACAAGAAACGAATGGTAAAACCTTCAAGATAAGCTGCTTATAAAGCACATTGCTATGATCAAATGCTTTTATTAAACAAATAACAGTTACATTCCAGTGCGGCAAGCCATTTTATTCTTAGAAAACTGTTTTTACTGCTCCATTACTATTCACTAATGAGCATAGTTTTCAGGAAGGAATATTCCAGACCAACTGAACTATATATCACCAAATGAAACTCCAAGAGGCATGAGTGTACAAGTGAGGCTTTTTTATGAACCTGGTAACTTATTTATGTTACCCAAAATCAACTTGTAGGTGCCTCTTTGTCAGTTATGCCCTGACCAGGACCCAAAAAACCTATTTGTCACAGATTAATTGAATGAAATGTCAACATGTGATACATATCAAGCTGGCTTTAAATGGTGAAGTACTAACCATCATATTGAGTAGCTTATGTAATGGCTGAATCTATAAACAACTGATGTACTAGTAAAGTATGACAAAGAAACATGCTAATTTCAAGATCAAGTGGAATACCCATGTCATCCTCCGTGCTCGATAAGGATTGCCTCGTTACCGAGTCATAACCGTAGGGAAGCTTTGACAGCACCGACTGCTCAAGATGCTTCTCCATGATCTCCTTGCAGCTTCCGACATATCAAACCCAACAAGGGAGCATCACTTCAGCCACAAAACAAGCACAAACAACCACTAGACGGTCCAATTGAGTAGAGAGGTACCTCTTGGCGAAT
Coding sequences within:
- the LOC123080120 gene encoding pentatricopeptide repeat-containing protein At2g03880, mitochondrial — encoded protein: MVVPPGVAYNAAISRCSRAGLHPRALALLHEMRARGLHADEYTLPSALNSAALLRLPADALHSLLLRAGLAAHLHVANALVDAYAKLSRHGAARAVFDEMPRRDVVSWTSLLTGLARSRSHDSALQVFRDMVAAGVGPDEFAVAAALSSCAGATALELGRSVHAAAVRLALDPFLSVGNSLVSMYAKTGSLGEAKMVFDAMRVRCDPITWTALIVGYAQNGRGRESLEIYGEMVRSGCRPDYITFIGLLFACSHAGLVDAGRAHFRSMQADHGIAPGPDHYACMVDLLGRAGRLDEAMDLLNRSTTRLDATVWKALLAACRTHRNAELAEHAAGMVWRLDPTDAVPYVMLSNLYSRAGRWGDVARVRTSMKARGITKEPGCSWVVANGVTHLFYVEDRGHPRAAEIYRKAEEMTERIRGQGYVADTAWALQDEGPEGREKGLAHHSERLAVAFGLLAVPAGAPIRVFKNLRVCGDCHAAIKMVAQAYGREIVLRDANCFHHMKDGACSCGDYW